A genome region from Methanobacterium subterraneum includes the following:
- the hemC gene encoding hydroxymethylbilane synthase, with the protein MQVGTRGSSLAMVQTKNIISSLRNITDEKIDIKIIKSTGDKIKDSQLYNIDVKGIFTKELDKAVLEEEVDFAVHSLKDLPSELNDDLEIMAVPPRESPHDALVSSYKWEELPEGATLGTSSIRREAFCKYHQKDVDIQPIRGNVETRIRKVEAGEYQATLIAEAGLKRLGLTDHIQQRFSLDYITPAAGQGALAVVARKDTDKKKVLNALNHKKSYLEITAEKKVLEVLGVGCQWPLGVCAQAQGDELELQTILLTKEGELVSKHRMRGPISQAENIGLEIANRMGDDCQ; encoded by the coding sequence TTGCAGGTAGGTACAAGGGGAAGCAGTCTGGCCATGGTTCAAACTAAAAACATAATCAGTTCTTTAAGAAATATAACCGATGAAAAAATAGATATAAAAATAATAAAAAGTACCGGGGACAAAATAAAGGACTCTCAACTTTACAATATAGATGTGAAGGGAATATTCACCAAAGAACTTGATAAAGCAGTGCTTGAGGAAGAGGTTGATTTTGCGGTGCACAGTTTGAAAGACCTTCCCAGTGAATTAAATGATGATCTGGAGATTATGGCAGTCCCCCCACGAGAATCACCACATGATGCACTGGTATCATCCTACAAATGGGAAGAACTTCCAGAAGGAGCAACACTAGGGACCAGTAGTATCCGAAGAGAAGCTTTCTGCAAGTATCATCAGAAAGATGTGGATATACAGCCAATCCGGGGTAACGTAGAAACTCGCATAAGAAAAGTGGAGGCTGGTGAATATCAGGCCACACTTATAGCTGAAGCGGGTCTAAAAAGATTGGGACTTACTGATCACATTCAGCAAAGATTTTCATTGGATTATATAACCCCTGCTGCCGGTCAGGGGGCACTGGCAGTTGTCGCTCGAAAGGACACTGATAAAAAAAAGGTATTAAATGCATTGAACCACAAGAAATCTTATCTAGAAATCACAGCCGAAAAGAAAGTATTAGAAGTACTCGGTGTAGGTTGCCAATGGCCTCTGGGAGTTTGTGCCCAGGCACAGGGAGATGAACTGGAGCTTCAGACAATTTTACTCACCAAAGAAGGCGAACTCGTCTCTAAACATCGTATGAGAGGCCCAATAAGTCAGGCGGAAAACATAGGTCTTGAAATTGCCAATCGCATGGGAGATGATTGCCAGTGA